In Candidatus Dependentiae bacterium, one genomic interval encodes:
- the tsaB gene encoding tRNA (adenosine(37)-N6)-threonylcarbamoyltransferase complex dimerization subunit type 1 TsaB, with the protein MNLWLCIASDYQQIHVALCNEDTIIAQQSVDKKNSNQQLLLTIDTLLKNNNSQLKDMMFIGVNLGPAPYTGLRIAIATVNGLHTATHIPLVGIDALHTFVGKHLPNEEKTTTVVLLNAFNFDIFYAIAPYGETIKSGYENIDTFLNNIKELPAQDRITFIGNGTELYAKNIKQILGNKATITDRSPYPLIDQLVQSGWQNWQENKIIELALPLYLKQLAYKNSINVK; encoded by the coding sequence ATGAACTTATGGTTATGCATCGCAAGTGATTATCAACAAATTCATGTTGCTTTGTGCAATGAAGACACCATCATTGCACAGCAATCTGTCGACAAAAAAAATAGCAACCAACAGCTCCTTTTGACAATCGATACATTACTCAAAAACAATAACAGCCAACTTAAAGATATGATGTTTATTGGCGTTAATTTGGGGCCGGCACCTTACACCGGTTTGCGAATTGCCATTGCAACAGTTAATGGCTTACATACAGCAACTCATATTCCATTAGTTGGCATTGATGCTCTCCACACATTTGTGGGCAAGCATCTACCAAACGAAGAAAAAACAACAACTGTCGTCCTCTTGAATGCATTTAATTTTGATATTTTTTACGCCATTGCACCATATGGTGAAACAATCAAATCCGGGTATGAAAATATTGATACATTTCTCAACAACATAAAAGAACTGCCTGCGCAAGACCGGATAACATTCATTGGAAACGGCACCGAACTATATGCCAAAAACATCAAGCAAATATTGGGCAACAAAGCAACTATAACTGACAGATCTCCGTATCCGTTAATTGATCAATTAGTACAGTCCGGATGGCAAAATTGGCAAGAAAACAAAATTATAGAACTCGCACTTCCATTATATTTAAAACAACTCGCATATAAAAATTCAATCAATGTAAAGTAA
- the ruvX gene encoding Holliday junction resolvase RuvX, whose protein sequence is MKTLALDLGDAWVGTAISDELSITARPLQTVKPPHLVDFLQNLIENEPIDTIVVGYPKTMRGTESDQTKKIVAQKEKLQEQFPEIKWVLWDERLSSKQAASIKKTKNKEDKIASHSIAAAVILTSYLMFASQQ, encoded by the coding sequence ATGAAGACATTAGCTCTCGATCTTGGAGATGCATGGGTAGGCACAGCTATTTCTGATGAACTAAGCATCACCGCTCGTCCATTACAAACAGTAAAACCACCACATTTAGTAGATTTTTTACAAAATTTAATCGAAAATGAACCAATTGATACGATAGTTGTAGGTTACCCAAAAACTATGCGTGGCACAGAAAGTGATCAAACCAAAAAAATTGTCGCTCAAAAAGAAAAACTACAAGAACAGTTCCCTGAAATCAAATGGGTCCTATGGGATGAGCGCTTGAGCAGTAAACAAGCTGCAAGCATAAAAAAAACAAAGAATAAAGAGGATAAAATCGCATCCCATTCAATTGCAGCCGCTGTAATTTTAACTAGTTATTTAATGTTTGCATCACAACAATAA